From one Montipora capricornis isolate CH-2021 chromosome 10, ASM3666992v2, whole genome shotgun sequence genomic stretch:
- the LOC138020661 gene encoding uncharacterized protein, translating to MSVKVADYRNYLRFNLRCLHEHVTPCSVKLRSPIPGNGVKKILENAERKLLNSYGVRRKHPVVPTPASEEPTDKKFDKLRHQSREDLDKDWRQTKTPLTGAETAKWVKNLSDRPLSDSEISVLEKGSNFAVTPNRLPVVDFITVTGNAICLSSLYEAKSELLRSKVCDTFCKNKARVMNLNKDEREAVDCLTKDENVVIVPADKGRCLVVLNREDYDQKCKSLLDDKKTYKPLGYNPTNGFGREIELTTEETITSYDDSALFTSIPADEAITTIRQRLKKDETFAKRTCLSIEEVVELVDICLTTTYFSFKGKFYKQIHGCAMGSPISPIVANLCMEVFEQRALGCYNGVRPRLWLRYVDDTFVILEKNETSRFLDHLNSQDVNIKFTQEQCTNNLLPFLDCLVKINSDGSLSTSVYRKPTHTDHYLQFSSHHPLIHKLGMIRTLEQRANTLISHPEEVEKEKEHIRKALNLCGYPSWAFQKATSYSQRDHQRQGQEQRTGPRGFRNIRITIPYVTGVSDAMKSVFRSFGFSTTFKPCNTLRQKLVNVKDMPRKDKISHVIYGIRCGSENCSETYVGETKQALGSRMGQHKRPSTIEAQNSAVYNHLRSSEHSFDLSDVKILAKEENWVRRGIKEAVWERVQSPSLNKKRGLRFVLSHIWDCALREVPSQLSRDTCVTQADSADSL from the exons ATGTCCGTAAAAGTCGCGGATTATCGAAACTACCTCAGGTTCAACCTGCGGTGCTTGCATGAACATGTAACTCCTTGCAGTGTCAAGCTGAGGAGCCCAATCCCTGGAAATGGGGTAAAGAAGATCCTGGAAAATGCCGAGAGAAAGTTATTGAAT AGTTACGGAGTTCGTCGGAAACATCCAGTTGTCCCAACACCTGCTAGTGAAGAACCGACAGATAAGAAGTTTGACAAGTTAAGACATCAATCAAGAGAGGATTTGGACAAAGATTGGCGCCAGACGAAAACCCCTTTGACAGGCGCTGAGACCGCTAAATGGGTCAAGAATTTGTCCGATCGTCCGCTATCGGATTCTGAAATATCAGTACTGGAAAAAGGGAGCAACTTCGCGGTGACTCCGAATAGATTACCTGTGGTCGATTTTATTACTGTGACGGGAAATGCGATTTGTTTGTCAAGTTTGTATGAAGCCAAATCTGAATTGCTAAGAAGCAAAGTTTGTGACACCTTTTGTAAGAACAAAGCGCGGGTAATGAATCTTAACAAAGATGAAAGAGAGGCCGTAGATTGCTTGACAAAGGACGAGAATGTGGTCATTGTTCCAGCGGACAAAGGCAGGTGCCTTGTAGTGCTCAACCGTGAAGACTACGATCAGAAATGCAAATCTCTCCTTGATGATAAGAAAACCTATAAACCGCTCGGTTATAATCCAACCAACGGCTTTGGAAG GGAGATCGAACttaccaccgaggaaacaaTAACATCGTATGACGACTCTGCACTCTTTACTAGTATCCCAGCGGATGAGGCGATCACGACGATCCGCCAAAGGCTGAAAAAGGATGAAACATTTGCTAAACGCACGTGCCTGAGCATAGAGGAAGTAGTTGAGTTGGTGGACATCTGCCTTACTACGACATATTTTTCATTCAAAGGGAAATTCTACAAGCAAATTCACGGCTGCGCCATGGGTTCTCCGATTTCTCCTATTGTCGCCAATCTGTGCATGGAGGTGTTTGAACAGAGAGCACTTGGTTGTTATAATGGCGTGAGACCAAGGCTTTGGCTTCGTTACGTAGACGACACTTTCGTCATTTTAGAGAAAAATGAAACCAGCAGATTCCTTGACCACCTGAACAGTCAGGACGTCAACATCAAATTTACACAGGAGCAGTGTACCAACAACCTGTTACCCTTCCTCGATTGCCTGGTGAAAATCAACAGCGACGGATCTCTTTCTACCAGCGTTTATCGCAAGCCAACACACACGGATCATTACCTCCAGTTCAGTTCCCATCACCCCCTTATACACAAGCTAGGCATGATACGCACCCTTGAACAGAGAGCCAACACCCTAATCAGCCATCCTGAAGAAGTAGAGAAAGAGAAGGAACACATCAGGAAGGCATTGAATCTTTGCGGCTACCCAAGCTGGGCCTTCCAGAAAGCAACAAGTTATTCGCAACGCGACCATCAGCGACAGGGACAAGAACAGAGGACTGGACCTCGTGGATTTCGGAACATCCGGATAACTATCCCCTATGTGACCGGTGTCTCTGATGCTATGAAGTCAGTCTTCAGATCCTTCGGTTTTTCTACCACTTTCAAGCCATGTAACACCTTAAGGCAGAAGTTGGTAAATGTCAAGGACATGCCCCGTAAAGATAAGATCTCCCATGTGATATACGGGATAAGGTGTGGTTCGGAGAACTGCAGTGAAACCTACGTTGGAGAGACCAAGCAGGCGCTGGGCTCGAGAATGGGACAGCATAAGAGGCCTAGTACCATCGAGGCACAGAATTCTGCCGTTTATAACCATTTACGAAGCTCGGAGCACTCGTTTGATCTAAGTGATGTCAAGATCCTAGCCAAGGAAGAAAACTGGGTCAGGCGTGGCATTAAAGAAGCTGTTTGGGAGAGGGTACAGAGCCCTTCTCTTAACAAGAAAAGGGGGCTACGGTTTGTGCTATCGCACATTTGGGACTGTGCGTTACGGGAAGTGCCGAGTCAGCTATCACGTGAcacttgcgtgacccaagctgaCTCGGCAGATTCCTTATGA